In one window of Hyla sarda isolate aHylSar1 chromosome 1, aHylSar1.hap1, whole genome shotgun sequence DNA:
- the LOC130302423 gene encoding uncharacterized protein LOC130302423 yields MSNPMFSEDDSERILADVGTSADFLQIPASEVKKRKLEREVRRLTSYDLHSVTLAEYYRTKKIPRGLRVSLRPTLFSDIPSYCDKFEQILNKCSMDIILLTIEQLQETTATIKSEISTIEQQLKDTLKTEDFANLKESLTTQIDTYRKELEQRKRKKYLRDTEDYLQNKVYRWRDTSFRGFYRPQQGGDYRSSSSGSDYPTSSYRGSRPNFRRRPRRGRADAGGEIIGEPTSSVMTRAQIHSILT; encoded by the exons ATGTCGAATCCCATGTTTAGTGAAGACGATTCTGAACGGATCTTAGCTGATGTGGGTACTTCCGCGGATTTTCTGCAAATACCGGCTAGCGAGGTAAAGAAACGCAAACTGGAGCGGGAAGTGCGAAGATTGACATCATATGACTTGCATTCAGTGACTCTAGCGGAATATTACCGCACCAAGAAAATACCCCGGGGATTACGGGTATCATTGAGACCTACATTATTTTCTGATATACCAAGTTATTGTGATAAATTTGAACAGATATTGAATAAGTGTTCTATGGACATTATTCTCCTCACCATTGAGCAACTACAAGAAACTACAGCCACGATCAAAAGTGAAATCTCTACGATAGAGCAACAATTGAAAGATACATtaaaaactgaagattttgcgAATCTGAAGGAATCCCTCACCACACAGATTGATACCTATCGCAAGGAGTTGGAGCAAAGGAAACGTAAGAAATATTTAAGAGACACAGAGGATTACCTGCAGAACAAGGTGTACAGATGGAGGGATACATCTTTCAGAGGTTTTTACAGACCGCAACAAGGAGGAGATTACAGATCTTCCAGTTCTGGCAGCGATTATCCAACCTCTTCATATCGTGGTTCGCGTCCAAATTTTCGGCGACGCCCCCGGCGAGGAAGAGCAGACGCGGGGGGCGAAATCATAGGAGAACCGACAAGCAGCGTCATGACACGAGCTCAG ATACATAGTATACTCACATAG